AACCTTCGTAGGTCTCGTACTGCGTGCCGCCGATGCGAAAGGCGTGCGTGGTCAGGCGGGCGCCACAATACTTTTCGAAGATTTTCAGGATCTCTTCGCGGTCGCGGAAGGTATAGAACAGCGGCGTCATGGCGCCGATGTCGAGCGCGTGCGTGCCCAGCCAGAGCTGGTGGCTCGCCATCCGGTTCAGCTCGGCAAGGATCACCCGGATGTAGGCGGCGCGCGGCGGCGCTTCCACGTTCAGCAGCTTCTCGACGGCCAGACAATAGCCCAGCCCGTTGGACACCGCGGCGACGTAATCCATGCGGTCCACATACGGATTGAACATCGCGTAGGTGCGGTTCTCGGCGATCTTCTCCACGCCGCGATGCAGGTAGCCGATCACGCACTCCGTGCCCAGCACCTTTTCGCCATCCAGCTTGAGAATGACGCGCAACACGCCGTGCGTGGACGGGTGTTGCGGGCCCATGTTGAGCACCAGCTCGTTTGCGTCGAGGAAGGTCTGGTCCTTGCCAGGGGCGGTTTCCTCGTAAAAACCTGATTTGGTCGAATCCGTCATTGGCCGCTCTCAATGCCGAGGTTGATCTTCACCCACTCCGTATCCTGCTGCAGGATCGGGTAGTCCTTGCGCAGCGGGTAGCCCTTCCAGCCGTCCGGGAGCAGGATGCGCCGCAGGTCGGGATGACCTTCGAAGCCGATGCCGAACATGTCGAACACTTCCCTCTCCAGCCAGTTCGCCGTGGACCATAGCGCGGTCACCGTCGGGGCTGATGCGCCGTCCTTGAGCAGCGTCTTCACGCGAATGCGCTGGTTGTGCGGGAAGGAATAAAGGATCCAGACAATGTCGAACTGCTCCTCGCGCTTGGGGTAGTGGACCGCGGTGATGTCCACGCAGTAGTCGAAGCCCTCATCGTCATGCAGGACCTGCAGGACCTGGTAGACCACCGAGGCGTCCACCACCATGTACGGCTGGCCCACGTAGGTGCTGGCCTCGCGCACGCCGGAGCCGAAGCGCGCCTTGAACTTGGCCACCATCTCCGATTCCCACGGCTGTGGGGTCGGGCCGGCCGGCTTCGGTGGCGCCGCCGGAGTGGCAGCTGCGGGCTTGGCCGCCGGTGGCGGCGCGGCCGCGGGCGGCTTGGCGGCTGCCGCCGGTGGTGGCGCCGCGGGCTTTTCTGCCGCCGGCTTGGTCTCCGGCGGCTTGGGCGAGTCTTTGGGGGTTGTCTCGTCGGCCATGAATTTCCCTGCTCAGTCCTCACCGGTGCGCTTGCAATTTGCTGGAAGACTTTCTTGTAACAGTCCGGCAGCGGCCCTGCAACGTGCACCGCTCACATCAAGTTGTGACCAAAATCACTTTCCGGCTGGAACCGCCTCCGCGCAAACCATGCCCGGTGCGCTACCTCGCGCCTGCAAGGTTTACCCTATGGACAAGCGGCAGACGGCGGGACATCCAGCGGCGGCGCCTACACCCACTCCAGCGCGCCCTTTTTCCAGATCCACACGTATCCCACGATCAGGATGGCCAGGAACACCAGCATCTCCACCAGCCCAAACAGTCCCAGCGCCCGGTACTGTACCGCCCACGGAAACAGGAAAATGGTCTCCACGTCGAAGACCACGAACAGGATGGCGACGATGTAAAACCGCACCGTGTAGCGCCCGCGGGCGTTGTCCACCGGGTCAATGCCGCACTCGTAGGGCATCAGCTTGGCTTTTTCCGGGTTATTCGGCCGCACCAGCTTGGCGACCATGAGCGTCGCCGGGATGGCAATGGCGACAAGGGCAACGAACAGAAAAATTGGGACGTAATTTTGCGGCATGATTCCCTGGACCCACCTGGCGTACTTTTCAGTTCTGGAAAACACAACATACTACAGCCGTTTGCGCCGCCGGACAAGCGAGGCGCGCAGCGGTCCCAGCAATTTGTGACCGATAAACGCTGGCGATGTTCGCCATTCCGCGGTGCCCCACATCTGCCCGCCTTTGGCAGATGTGGGTTGTTTTCATCGTGAGGTGATTCCCTGCCCATGCATCAGGCGCGCATGTGACATCCTGAGAAAGGGGGCGACCACGGCCTTCCTTTATAATCGTTGTTTCCTGCGCAGAAGGTTGAACCGCCTTGGCACTCGACGAAAAAATCTACCAGCTCCGCCGCGACAAACTGGCCCAGATCGAAGCCCTCGGCCAGCCGGCGTACCCGCACAAGTTCACCACCACGCACGCCATCCCCGGCATCGTCACGGAATACTCGGCGAAGACGGCAGAGGCACTCGAGGCCGGCAGGGTCGAGGTGCGCATTGCCGGGCGTCTGATGGGCATCCGTCTCATGGGCAAGGCCGCCTTCGCGCACCTGCAACAGGCCGGGCTACGGCTGCAGGTTTATGTCAAGAAAGACGCTGTCGGCGACAAGGGCTGGGAGTTGTTCAAGTTGCTCGATATCGGCGACCACGTCGGCATCCGCGGCTACCTGTTCCGCACCCGCACCGGCGAACTGACCGTGCACGTGGATGAGATCACCTTTCTCGCCAAGGACCTGTTGCCGCTGCCGGAAAAATGGCACGGCCTTACCGACGTCGAAACCCGCTACCGCCAGCGTTACGTGGACCTGTTCATGAATCCCGAGGTGCGCGACGTTTTCGTCAAGCGCAGTAAAGTGGTGCAGGCGCTGCGCCGGTTCTTCGACGCGCGCGGCTACGTCGAAGTCGAAACCCCGATGATGCATCCCATCGCCGGCGGCGCGGTAGCGCGTCCCTTCACTACCCACCACAATACGCTCGACATTGATCTTTACTTGAGGATCGCGCCGGAACTGTACCTGAAGCGGTTGATCGTCGGCGGCCTGGAGCGCGTGTACGAGATCAACCGCAACTTCCGCAACGAGGGCATCTCCACGCAGCACAATCCCGAGTTCACCATGCTCGAGTTCTACCAGGCCTACAGCGATTACCGCGACCTGATGGACCTGACCGAGGAGCTGCTGCCCTTTCTCGCGCGCGAGGTCAACGGAACCGTTACCAACACCTGGAACGGCCGCGAACTCGATTGGACGGCCTGGCAGCGGCTCTCGATGCGCGAAGCGATCATCAAATATTGGCCCGAAGCCGCCGCGCCCGCGCCCCAGGTTCCCGACTTTTCCGACCCGGCCAAGCTCAAAGCGGCCGTCACTCGCCTCAACTCCGTCCGCGGCGAGGTGATTGGCGAGCGCGAGCGACTCGACGGCGTGGGCCGCGAGGAAATCGAGCGCGTCGAGTTCGACGCCGCCGATTTCGGCAAGACCACCGTCGCGCTGTTTGAAGCGGTCGCCGAAAAAATGCTCTTCCAGCCGACGATCCTCTACGACTTCCCCAAGTCCGTCTCGCCGCTGTCGAAAGACAAGCGCGACGAGCCCGGCTGGGTCGAGCGCTTCGAGGTCTTCATCGGAGGCCTGGAGGTCGGCAACGCCTTCAGCGAGCTGAACGATCCCGAAGAGCAGTTGCGTCGCTTCCAGGACCAGGTCCGCGCCCGCGCCGCCGGCGACCAGGAAGCCATGGCCGAAGTGGACAACGACTACGTCCGCGCGCTCTCCTACGGCATGCCCCCGACCGCCGGCTACGGCCTGGGCATTGATCGTCTCACGATGTTATTGACCGACTCGCGCTCCATCCGCGACGTCATCCTCTTCCCCCTGCTCCGCCCGGAGAAAGCCGCAGGTCCGGCGGAGGATGCAGCGGAAGCAGATGCCACCGCCGGCAAGAAATAACAACCATTCCCGTCCATTTTCACCACCGAGCCACCGAGATCACCGCGGCGCGCCGAGAAGAAGGAATTCTCGGTGAATCTCGGTGCCCTCGGT
The Terriglobia bacterium genome window above contains:
- a CDS encoding NADH-quinone oxidoreductase subunit C, coding for MADETTPKDSPKPPETKPAAEKPAAPPPAAAAKPPAAAPPPAAKPAAATPAAPPKPAGPTPQPWESEMVAKFKARFGSGVREASTYVGQPYMVVDASVVYQVLQVLHDDEGFDYCVDITAVHYPKREEQFDIVWILYSFPHNQRIRVKTLLKDGASAPTVTALWSTANWLEREVFDMFGIGFEGHPDLRRILLPDGWKGYPLRKDYPILQQDTEWVKINLGIESGQ
- the lysS gene encoding lysine--tRNA ligase, whose product is MALDEKIYQLRRDKLAQIEALGQPAYPHKFTTTHAIPGIVTEYSAKTAEALEAGRVEVRIAGRLMGIRLMGKAAFAHLQQAGLRLQVYVKKDAVGDKGWELFKLLDIGDHVGIRGYLFRTRTGELTVHVDEITFLAKDLLPLPEKWHGLTDVETRYRQRYVDLFMNPEVRDVFVKRSKVVQALRRFFDARGYVEVETPMMHPIAGGAVARPFTTHHNTLDIDLYLRIAPELYLKRLIVGGLERVYEINRNFRNEGISTQHNPEFTMLEFYQAYSDYRDLMDLTEELLPFLAREVNGTVTNTWNGRELDWTAWQRLSMREAIIKYWPEAAAPAPQVPDFSDPAKLKAAVTRLNSVRGEVIGERERLDGVGREEIERVEFDAADFGKTTVALFEAVAEKMLFQPTILYDFPKSVSPLSKDKRDEPGWVERFEVFIGGLEVGNAFSELNDPEEQLRRFQDQVRARAAGDQEAMAEVDNDYVRALSYGMPPTAGYGLGIDRLTMLLTDSRSIRDVILFPLLRPEKAAGPAEDAAEADATAGKK
- a CDS encoding NADH-quinone oxidoreductase subunit A gives rise to the protein MPQNYVPIFLFVALVAIAIPATLMVAKLVRPNNPEKAKLMPYECGIDPVDNARGRYTVRFYIVAILFVVFDVETIFLFPWAVQYRALGLFGLVEMLVFLAILIVGYVWIWKKGALEWV